From a single Brassica rapa cultivar Chiifu-401-42 chromosome A01, CAAS_Brap_v3.01, whole genome shotgun sequence genomic region:
- the LOC103855767 gene encoding probable transcriptional regulator RABBIT EARS yields MHGGAWMWNHSKNEELEDDDESWEVKAFEQDTKGNIYGTTWPPRSYTCNFCRREFRSAQALGGHMNVHRRDRASKAHQGPAVRSGGGSGGGRTTFLSSCVPPSTTLIIQSTASNSEGFSHFNQLQNPNGMFGNSSDMVNFYGTTPFPSSNLEFSLLNSSVEVPPRLIQYPTGDDEKAGSMKETTRTSVNEPDLELRLGHKPP; encoded by the coding sequence ATGCACGGTGGTGCATGGATGTGGAATCATAGCAAAAACGAAGAACTGGAGGATGATGATGAATCTTGGGAAGTCAAAGCTTTCGAGCAAGACACTAAAGGCAACATCTATGGTACCACTTGGCCTCCAAGATCTTACACTTGCAATTTCTGCCGCCGTGAGTTCCGTTCTGCTCAAGCCTTAGGCGGTCACATGAATGTCCACCGCCGTGACCGTGCCTCTAAGGCTCATCAAGGTCCAGCGGTTAGAAGCGGTGGCGGCAGCGGAGGCGGTAGGACAACGTTTCTCAGTTCTTGTGTTCCACCGTCGACAACGCTTATAATCCAATCCACGGCGAGTAACAGTGAAGGCTTCTCCCACTTCAACCAATTGCAAAACCCTAATGGCATGTTTGGTAATTCCAGTGATATGGTGAATTTTTATGGTACTACGCCGTTTCCTTCGAGCAACCTTGAGTTTTCGTTGTTGAACTCGTCGGTAGAGGTTCCTCCTAGGCTTATACAATATCCGACAGGAGATGATGAGAAAGCTGGCTCGATGAAAGAGACGACGAGAACATCAGTGAATGAGCCTGATCTTGAACTTCGACTAGGGCACAAGCCACCGTGA